The sequence GCCGCCGGGAGCGCGGAGTTCGAGGCCGCGCTGGCCGACGTGCGGCGGGATATTGCGCTGCGCCGCGCGGAACTGGTCGAGGAGGAGCAGATGTTGCGCTCCTCGGCCGCGGTGAAGGCGCTGCTCGGCGACCGCTGGATCACCCTGCACGCGACGATGATGCTGGGCGACCGCACGCCGACGTGGGGCGTGATCGTCGGCGGCAACTCGGAGGTCCGGTCCACCCAGGACCTGCCCGGCCTCTACGGCCGCGTCCAGCGCACGTTCTTCCAGGCCTGGCGCTCGCTCGGCGGCCGCCGGGGCGGGGCCTCGCATTTCGAGCCCACCTCGGTCGACGGCTCGCTGCGCGACGTGCGCCTGCTCTGGGCCGCGCCCATCCTGATCCACGGCGGCGAGATGGCCGGCCGGCATGGGATCTACAACATCGTTCTCGGCACGCTGCACGAGACCCTGCCGCGCCTGGGCACGCCGGACGACACGCTCGACCGGCTGGACCTGGACGTCATCGAGCGGAACACGGAAGAGGCCGCCCTGCTCCTGGCGGCCGTGGGCAGCCTCGAGGGCGCGAGCGGCGAGGTCGAGGCCGTCGCCGACCAGCGCGGGCTCTCCCTGCGCCGGGCGATCATGGCGGACAACGACTACCTCGTCGGCGGGTTCTCCGGCGGTCGGGCGCAGGGGGCGCTGGTGATGGGCCGGCACCGCGGCAGTTCAATCCCCAACCGCCCGATCCCCGGCGCGGTGGTCCAGGTCTCCCTCGTGGATCCGTGGAACAGCGTCTACTGGCGGCACAGCAAGGCGCCGGGCTTCGAGCCGTTCACCGTGGTCATGACCGACCAGAACGGGGCCTACTCTCTGAACGCCCTGCCGACGCAAGACCCCGTGCCTATCGGCTTCGCGGCCGCCTTCGACGAGCGCGGGCGCGTGACGCAGGTCACGGACATGGCCTCCCGCAAGACGGTCCGGCAGCGCCTGAACATGTTCCGGTGCGTGGGCGGGGTGATGGTGCTGCCGCCGATGCACTGGACGCAGAAGACCGTATTCATGAATTCACGGGCCAATGCGCCGCTGGCCCAGCCGACCGCCGCGGATTCGTACGGCGAGACGACCGACGGCGTGGCGTACTGGTACGGCGAGGAGAAGCTGCCCGGCATCAAGGCCTTCGGCCGGGACGCCCTCGTCGCGTTGAACAACGCCGAGGCGGACGGGCAGAAACCCGATCCCTACGGGCGCGGCTGGCCCATGTCCACCGACTGGCTCACCGTGCGCCACGCGGAGGGTTCGGCCTGGGACCTCTGGCGGCTCAACGAGGCGCGCCTTTCCATCCTGCGCAGCCGCGACATCCTCAACAGCGCCCTCGAGGAGGCGCATGGCCGGGTGCGCGACCTGCTGGACGAGGCCGGGGCCAGCGCCTCGCTCGTGCGCGGCGAGGCGCTCTGCGCCTCCGCGTTCGAAGCAGCGCGGCCGGTCTACACGCAGGTGCGGGAAAGCATGGACGACCTGGTCAAGGCGGTGCTGGTCCTCCTGGCGCTGTGCATCCCGTTCGCGTTCGCCCTGGAGCGGCTGCTGATCGGCGCCACGATCATCTTCCGGCAGGTCGCCTGGTTCGCCGGCTTCTTCATCGCCACGTTCCTGCTGCTCTACTTCTCGCACCCGGCCTTCGCCATCGCGCAGACGCCGATCATCATCTTCCTCGGCTTCGCCGTCGTGGTCCTCTCCGGGTTGGTGATCGTCATCATCATGCAGAAGTTCCAGGTCGAGCTGAAGCTCCTCCAGGGCATGACCTCGACGGTGCACGCGGCGGACATCTCGCGGTTCAGCACGGTCATGGCAGCCATGGCGATGGGCATCTCCACCATGCGCCGCCGGCCGCTGCGCACTACGCTGACGGCGGTGACGATCATTCTGCTGACCTTCACCATCCTGGGATTCGCCTCGTTCGACACGCAGCGCGGGATCGTGAAACTCTTCGTCGCGCCCGCGCCGCCGTACACGGGCGTCATGCTGAACAACCCGACCTGGGGCTCGTTCAACCCCGAATTCGTGGACCTGGTGCAGAGCCGCTGGAGCCGCGAGTTCAACGTGGGCCTGCGGTACTGGATCTGCCCGGAGTTCAAGGACGACCCGGACTTCGTCATCGCGCTGGAGGACGGCTCGAAGCCCGTATCGCTCAAGGCCGTGCTCGGGATCTCCGCGGAGGAGATCGCCGCGCGGCCGGACCTGCAGAAGCTCTTCGGGCTGAACGATCCCGCGGACATCGACCGCATGGTCCTGATGACCGAGGCCGTGGCCGCGCTCCTCGGCGTCCGGCCGGGCGCCCGCGTGTGCCTCAAGGGCGGGACGTTCGAGGTGGGGCCGCTGTTGAGCGCGGCGGACCTCTCCGCGGCTCGCGACATGGAGGGCAGCAGCATCCTGCCCGTGGACTTCGCCACGATGAAACTCGCCAGCGCCGGGACGGCGGAGGTCTCCGAGGACGTCCTCGACGAGCAGGCGAAGTGGACCAGCCTGCCGGTGGACTCCGTGGTCATCACGTCCACCGAGTCCTCGCGCCGTTTCGGCGGCAAACCGCACCTGGTCCACTTCTACACGAAGGATGCCGAGGAGGCGTCCGGGATCGCCGAGGAGTTGGCCCGCATGCTGGACCGACACCCGGTGATGGCCACACGGATGGACGGCGTGTACCGGCACGTCCAGGGCACGGTCGTCGCGGCCAGCGGGGTGGGGGACCTGTTCTTCCCGATCCTGCTCGGCGGCCTGGTGATCTTCGGCACCATGCTCGGCTCCGTCGCGGACCGCGAGAAGGAGATCTACACCTTCAGCGCGCTGGGCCTCGCGCCGCCGCACGTCGCCAGCCTGTTCTTCGCCGAGGCCATGGTCTACTCGGTCATCGGCGGCCTGGGCGGGTACCTGATCGCGCAGGGCACGCTCAAGATCCTCACCGTCGCCGCGGAATTCGGCCTGGTGCGGGTGCCCGAGATGAACTATTCCTCCACGAACGCGATCGTCACGATCCTCATCGTCATGGCCACGGTGCTCGTCTCCGCGATCTACCCGGCGATCACGGCCTCGAAGAGCGCGAACCCGGGGTTGATGCGGCTGTGGAAGCTGCCGGCGCCGGAGGGCGACGTCTTCAACATCATCTTCCCGTTCACCGTGTCCGCCTACGACCTGACGGGCGTGGTCAGCTTCCTCAAGGAGCACTTCGACAACTTCGGCGACGTCGGGCTGGGCAGCTTCATGGCGCGGGGTACGGAACTTCGCGCCCTCGGCGACGGGCAACTCGGGCTGTCGGCGCAACTGGCCCTCGCGCCGTTCGACCTCGGCGTGACGCAGCTCTTCGAACTGCGGAGCGCGCCGAGCGAGATCAAGGGCATTGACGAGGTCAACATCCGGCTGACCCGTCGCTCCGGCCAGCCGAAGGACTGGGAGCGGCTCAACCGGGTGCTGCTCGACGACCTGCGGACGCAGTTCCTGCTCTGGCGCTCGCTGCCGCAGGAGACCATGGAGCAATACCGCCGGCGGACCCTGGCGGCGATGAACACGGAGGGCGAGCGTCCCGCGAGCCGGAGTCTCGAACCAACGGGCGAGGATTCATAATGGCCCCGCGCATAGACAAAGAACTCGAGGAATTCCGGCAGATCATGGAGGTGCCCTCCTCGTTCCAGGAGGGCTTCAACTGGACCAGCCTGCTGGGTGCGATCTTCGTGGCGCTGCTGATGGTGCCCGGCGCCATCTACATGGGCCTGCTCGCCGGCGTGGAGAACATCGGCGCCGCGTCGCAGTGGGTGACGGTGATCCTTTTCATCGAGGTCGCCAAGCGCGCGCAGAAGACGCTCAACCGCGCGGAGGTGTTCGTCCTGTTCTTCATGGCCGCCGCGGCGCTCGGCATGCCGTTCTCCGGCCTGATATGGAACCAGTTCTTCGCGCGCAGCGATGCCGCCATCGCGGCGGGCATCGCCGAGCAGTTGCCCCGCTGGTTCGCGCCGCCGGCGGGGTCCGAGTCGTACGCCCTGCGGACCTTCATGCACAAGGACTGGCTGCCGGTGATCGGCATGGTGATCTTCGGGATGTTCTTCGGCCAGCTCTCGAACATGGTCCTCGGCTACGGGCTCTTCCGGATCGCCAGCGACATCGAGCGCCTGCCGTTCCCGATGGCCCCGATCGGGGCGCAGGGCGTGATGGCCCTGGCCGAGGACTCCGACGAAAAGGGCGCGAAGGACGGCGAGAACCGCTGGCGCTGGCGGGTCTTCTCCATCGGCGGCGCGCTCGGCCTGACCTTCGGCACGCTCTACCTGCTGCTCCCGACGCTCACCGGCGCGCTGACGGGCAACCCGATACAGATCTTCCCGATCCCGTTCAGCGACTTCACCCCGCGCACGGGCGAGTACCTGCCCGCGGTGGCCACGGGCCTGTCGTGGGACTTCGGCAACATCATCTTCGGCATGGTCCTGCCGTTCTTCGCCATGGTCGGCAGCTTCGTCGGACTGGTTGCGACCTTCATCCTCAACCCCATCCTCCACGGGCTCGGCGTGCTGCGCAACTGGGTGCCGGGCGACTCGACCATCGGCACGCTCTACAAGAACAACATCGACTTTTTCTTCAGCTTCAACATCGGCCTGGCCATCGCGATCGCGCTGGCGGGCTTCTACCAGGTCATTCGCAGCTTCAAGGGGCGCCAGAAGGTCTCCGCCGGCGAGCCGATCCGCACGGCGCCGGCCGGGCGCGGCGACATCCGGCCCGCGCTCGTGGTCGTGGTCTATTTCCTCGTGACGATCACCTACATCCTCGTCTCCGGGTGGATGGTCGACTGGCACCGCGGGATCATGATCGTGCTCGTGTTCCTGGGCTTCATCTACACGCCGATCATCAGCTACGTCACCGCGCGCCTCGAGGGCATGGTGGGGCAGGTGGTCGAGGTGCCGTACATCCGCGAGGCGGCGCTGATCTTGAGCGGGTACCGAGGGGTCGCGGTCTGGTTCCTGCCCATCCCGATGGCCAACTACGGGCAGATGGCGGTGTTCTACCGGCAGTGCGAGCTGACCGGCACGCGCTTCCCGAGCATCTGGAAGACGCAGGTCGTCCTGTTCCCGATCATCCTGATCAGCTCCATCTTCTTCATGAACTTCATCTGGAGCCTCAACGAGGTGCCGTCCGCCGTCTATCCCTACGCGGAGATGATGTGGAAATTGAACGCCGAGAACGCCTGCATCATGTTCTCCTCCACGCTCGGCGAGTACTCGATTTTCGAGGAGGCCTTCAACGTGCTCTACATCGCCGTCGGCGCGGTGTTCGGCGTGGTCCTCTTCGGGGCCATGAACACGCTGGGCGCGCCGATCATGCTGACCTACGGGGTCGTGCGCGGGCTGGGCGGGGTGATGCCGCACTGGGTGATCCCGCAGTTCATCGGCGCGCTGATCGGCCGGTACTATTTCCAGAAACGGCTGGGCCTGCGCTGGCGCCAGTACATCCCGATCGTCAGCGCCGGGTTCGCCTGCGGCATGGGCCTGGTGACCACCGTGGGCGTGGGGATCACGTTCTTGAGCAAGGCGAGCATACCGCTGCCGTTTTGAGGCGAAAGATGAACAGAAGAGTCAACTTCCAACAACCAACGTCCAACTCCCAACTTCCAACGATTGGACGTTGGACGTTGAATGTTGGACGTTGGACGTTCAGATCGGTTTCCCATGCCTGACCCCCTCATAGAAATCCGCTCCGTCAACAAGGTCTTCGACCTCGGCAAGATCAAGGTCCATGCCCTCAAGGACATGAACCTGGACATCTTCCGGGGCGAGTATCTCTCCATCATGGGCCCGTCCGGGTCCGGCAAGAGCACGCTGTTCAACATGATCGGCGCGCTGGACCGCCCGACGTCCGGCACGGTGACGATCGCGGGCGTGGACCTGGCCTCGCTGGGCAGCCGCGAGTTGGCCTTCTTCCGCGGCAAGCACATCGGCTACGTATTCCAGACCTTCAACCTCCTGCCGGCCTACAGCGCGCTGGACAACGTCGCCCTGCCCCTCGTGTTCAACGGGGCGGACCAGGAGCGGGCGCAGTCGCGCGCGAAGGAAATCCTCGAGCGCGTCGGGCTGGGCCACCGGCTCACGCACCGGCCGGACGAGCTTTCCGGCGGCCAGCAGCAGCGCGTCGCCATCGCCCGCGCCCTCGCGAACGAGCCGGCGATCGTCCTCGCCGACGAGCCCACGGGCAACCTGGACCTGCACACCGGCGAGGAGATCATCCAGCTCTTGAGCGAGTTGAGCCGGCAGATGGGCGTGACGGTCATCTCCGCCACGCACGACCACAAGATGCTCGCCACCTCCGACCGCATTCTTTGGATCAAGGACGGCCGCCAGGACCGCCTCGAGCGCCGCGAGGCTCTGAACATCCGCGTCGGCGCGGTGAAGTAAGATCATAGGAGTGCGCGGGTGATGAGCGGGCTGCGCCAACTGGCTGCGGGTCTCTGCTGGGCCGCCTTGCACGGTGTTGGAGGGGTGTACGCCGAGCTTCCGGGGAGCCATTTTTTCCGCGGCAGCTCGTCCACGGGCACCGTGCTGGGCGCGCCGGACGCGAGCCGGGTTCCTGTTTGGGCCGGCGTGCCCATGGGGACCGATGTCCTCGTACGCCTGGAGTGGACCGAGGCCCTGCCTTGCACCGGGGAGTGGTCCGTGGTGGCCCTGGCCCCCGTCTCCAATGAATGGCGTGAGGTGGACTATATTCTCCCCGTTGCGCCGCCGGCCGGCGTGCTGTGGTCGAACTCTTTCGAGGAGGCGGGATGGACCCAGGCGTGGCAGGTGCTTCCGGAGAAGGACTGGGGA comes from Kiritimatiellia bacterium and encodes:
- a CDS encoding ABC transporter ATP-binding protein, with the translated sequence MPDPLIEIRSVNKVFDLGKIKVHALKDMNLDIFRGEYLSIMGPSGSGKSTLFNMIGALDRPTSGTVTIAGVDLASLGSRELAFFRGKHIGYVFQTFNLLPAYSALDNVALPLVFNGADQERAQSRAKEILERVGLGHRLTHRPDELSGGQQQRVAIARALANEPAIVLADEPTGNLDLHTGEEIIQLLSELSRQMGVTVISATHDHKMLATSDRILWIKDGRQDRLERREALNIRVGAVK
- a CDS encoding peptide transporter; protein product: MAPRIDKELEEFRQIMEVPSSFQEGFNWTSLLGAIFVALLMVPGAIYMGLLAGVENIGAASQWVTVILFIEVAKRAQKTLNRAEVFVLFFMAAAALGMPFSGLIWNQFFARSDAAIAAGIAEQLPRWFAPPAGSESYALRTFMHKDWLPVIGMVIFGMFFGQLSNMVLGYGLFRIASDIERLPFPMAPIGAQGVMALAEDSDEKGAKDGENRWRWRVFSIGGALGLTFGTLYLLLPTLTGALTGNPIQIFPIPFSDFTPRTGEYLPAVATGLSWDFGNIIFGMVLPFFAMVGSFVGLVATFILNPILHGLGVLRNWVPGDSTIGTLYKNNIDFFFSFNIGLAIAIALAGFYQVIRSFKGRQKVSAGEPIRTAPAGRGDIRPALVVVVYFLVTITYILVSGWMVDWHRGIMIVLVFLGFIYTPIISYVTARLEGMVGQVVEVPYIREAALILSGYRGVAVWFLPIPMANYGQMAVFYRQCELTGTRFPSIWKTQVVLFPIILISSIFFMNFIWSLNEVPSAVYPYAEMMWKLNAENACIMFSSTLGEYSIFEEAFNVLYIAVGAVFGVVLFGAMNTLGAPIMLTYGVVRGLGGVMPHWVIPQFIGALIGRYYFQKRLGLRWRQYIPIVSAGFACGMGLVTTVGVGITFLSKASIPLPF